The following is a genomic window from Flavobacteriales bacterium.
CATAGGACCGCAACACTTGCACCTGCTGGCCCCCGCGGGCACAGAGCTCCTCCAAGGCGAACCGGCTGGGGTGGAAAAAGTCGTTGGGGTACTCGCAGAGCCAGTAGATGAAGGGGGTGGTGAGCACCAGATGTCCGCCAGGCCTGAGCACGCGGCTGATCTCGCGCATGAGCGCCCAAGGGTCGCGCACGTGGGCGATGACGTCGGTGAGGAGGACGGCATCAAAGGAGGCATCCGGGAAGGGGAGGGGACGATCGATATCGGCCACCACGTCCACCACGGCCCGTACGCGCTCGTCGGCACTGCGGTCCAGGCAGGTGACCGAGGAGGCCTTGGGCCGATAGACCTCGTAGTAGGGGGCCGTGCCGCAGCCCAGGTCGAGGACATCCCCGGCGATGTAGGTCTGGATCATGGACACGTACTCCACGCACTGGAGGTCGGCGATGTAGTGGGAGCCCGCCCACACCCGGGTCCGGTCGGCCCGGAAGCGGCCTGTCCGCGGATCTTTGACGAGCCTCGAGGGGCTCCATTGGTCGGGGTGGCGCATCGCCAAGGCACTGGGAACGCGGCAGTTGAACGTTCGGACGGTCTGGGAGGTTCCGGGATCTTGAACGAGCCGGGAAGATCCCTATATTTGCGCCCCCGAATCCGCAACGCCATGTCCAAGGTCTGCCAGATCACCGGTAAGCATGTGATCACCGGTCACAAGGTGAGCCACTCCAACGTGAAGACGAAGCGCACCTTCGCCCCGAACCTTCAGGACAAGCGTTATTTCGTGCCCGAGGAGAACAAGTGGGTGACGATCCGCGTGAGCGCGGCCGGCATGCGCACCATCGACAAGCTGGGCATCACCGAGGCCCTGAAGCGCGCCCGCGCCAAGGGCTTCTACACCGCCTGATCGGTCCATAACCAACGAAGCATCCAGTCATGGCCAAGAAAGGGAACCGCGTACAGGTGATCATGGAGTGCACCGAGCACAAGACCTCGGGCCAGCCGGGCACGTCCCGCTACATCACCACGAAGAACAGGAAGAACACCACCGAGCGCATGGAGCTGAAGAAGTACAATCCCATCCTGCGCCGGATGACCGTTCATAAAGAGATCAAGTAACCAGCGCTGCGGCGCGTGAGACATGGCAAAGAAGGTCGTTGCTACCCTGAAGAAAGCGGACGCCAAGGTGTTCACCAAGGTCATCCGCATGGTGAAGAACGCCAAGTCCGGGGGCTACCAGTTCCAGGAATCGGTGATGCCCGCCGACGAGGCGGACAAGTTCCTCGCCCAGAAGAAGTGATCGTCCGCACCATCGGACGTGCAAAGGCCTGCGCCATCCGGCTCGGGCCTTTGTGCATACGGGCATGACCATGGCGTTCTTCGGACTCTTCGGCAAGGAAAAACCCCAGGCACCGGCCGAGCGAGCGGCCTTGAGCGCGGGTCTCGAGCGCTCGCGTGGCGGCCTGCTCGGGAAGCTCGGCCGCATGCTGGTGGGCCGCACCACCGTGGACGATGCCGTCCTCGACGACCTGGAGGAGGTGCTCGTGAGCAGCGATGTGGGGGTGGAGACCACCCTGACCATCATCCGCCGTGTGCAGGAGCGGGTGGCTCGCGACAAGTACATGGGCACCGACGAACTGGACCGGATCCTTCGGGAGGAGATCATCGACCTGATGAAGGACCCCCCGCCGGTGCGTTCGGATGCCAAGCCCTATGTGATCATGGTGGTGGGCGTGAACGGGGTGGGCAAGACCACCACGATCGGCAAGCTGGCCCAGCGGTTGAAGAAGAACGGGCTGAGCGTGATGCTGGGCGCTGCCGACACGTTCCGCGCGGCTGCGGTGGACCAGCTGCGCATCTGGAGCGAAAGGGTGGGCGTGCCCATGGTGTCCCAAGGCATGGGCGCCGATCCTGCGGCCGTGGCCTACGATGCAGTGGAGAGCGCCAAGGCCCGGGGCGCCGATGTGGTCATCATCGACACAGCCGGCCGCCTGCACAACAAGGTGAACCTGATGAACGAGCTCTCCAAGGTGCGCAACGTGATGCGCAAGGTGGTGCCCGAAGCGCCCCATGAGGTGTTGCTCGTGCTGGACGCGAGCACCGGGCAGAACGCCATCGAGCAGGCCCGGCAGTTCACCAAGGCCACGGATGTCACCGCACTGGCGCTCACCAAGATCGATGGTACGGCCAAAGGGGGGGTGGCCATCGGCATCAGTCACGAGTTCCAGGTGCCGATCCGCTATCTGGGGATCGGGGAAGGCATCGATGACCTTCAGGAATTCGACCGGCGGACCTTCGTTGAAGGTCTCTTCGCACGGGATTGAGGGGCGTGGATCACACCGCCCTGCGCTCGTCGGAGCTTTCGTCGCCCGACATCTCGATGTCCATTTTCACACCGAGCAGTTCGGCGAAGTAGCTGCTGGACTCCAGCATGAACTCGTCATCCTCCTCCACCACCCAGATGATGCGTACCGGGGTGCCCATGACCTGGGCCTTGCGCACGCGGCCAAGCAGGATGTAAAGGGCCTTCAGCGAGGAGGAGTTGAAGTAGGTGAGCGCGATGCGCAGGGTCACCGGACCCCGGTTCACCGACAGGAAGATGTCCAGCCACTGGAAGATGGGCTGATAGAACTCTTGGGCGTGCTCCGGGATCGACACACCGGTGATCACGCAGTGGCCGGCCGCAGGTTCGAAGTGTACCTCAGGCGTGGTGCGCGTCGCAGGGATGTGCAGCGTGTGCATGGTGCGGAGTTCAGGAGCGGAGGACGGTCGTGACCTGGCTGGTGCATCGATAGACACCATCGTGCTCGGGATGGACCTCGGCCGTGATGCGGTTGCCCACCTTGCGTGCGATCTGCAGCATGCCCAGGCCGGCGCCGCCCTTCTCGCCGAAGGCGGGGTCCTGCAGCTGCTGCTTGAAGGCCTCGGCGATCTGCTCGGAGGACATGCTCTGGATGGAGGCCACGATGGAGAGCAGGCGTTCGGCATCGGCCTTTTCCGCCAGGTTGCTGATCTCGATCACCAGCTCGGGTCCCTGGATGCGCCATTGGAAGGAGACGCTGCCGGCCGAGCAGTAGCGCTGCGCGTTGTCGAGCAGCTCCACGGCCACGCCGAAGAGCTTCTTGAGGTCGCCGCGGGAACCCAGGTTGGTGAGCGCGATGGCCATCAGCAGGTCGGTGAGCTGCACGCGCACCTCGCTGTTGAGCAGGCCTTCGTACCGGATGAGGTTGCTGTTGGGGGCGTTCATCGCAGCCGCTTGAACGCCTGCCGGCCCCGATGGGTTACGCGGCCGGCAGGGCCATCTCGACGGTGGTGCCACCCGGACCGCTGTGGATCAGGGCTTTGGCATGCAGCAGGCGCATGCACTCGGAGATGATCACATAGCCCAGACCGAGGGCCGTGCCACCGGCCCGCCCGTGCCCTTCGTCCGTACCCTCCAGCTCCTTGCGGATGCGGTCCAGTTGCTCCGGGCTCATCCCGATCCCGTTGTCGCTGACGCGCAGCACGATGCCCGACCCCTCGGCGAGGTCGATCGTGATCCGCTCGGCCCGGCCATGCACCACGGCGTTCATCAGCAGGTTGTTGAGCACGATGGCCAGCACGTCCGGGTCGGTGGTCACCTGGGTGCCTTCGGGCACCGCGTTCTGCAGGTCGATGGTACCGCTCAGCTCGGAGATGCGGTCGATCGCCGCGCCCACGAAGCTCTGGAGGTCCACCTTCACCCGGCGGTCGGGATCCTCCACGTGGCGCGAACGGACCCAGCCGAGCAGGTCGCTGGCATTGGTGAAGAGCTTGCGGGTGGCGCCCTCCAGGTCCTGCAGGGTCAGGCCCAGCTCCCCGGGGTCCTCGCGCCGCTCCTGCATCATGCGGGCATCACGGGCCACGCGTGATACGAACCGAAGCGGGTGCACCAGGTCGTGCGCGATGATGGCGATGAGCTTCTCCTGGTGGTGCAGGGCGGCCTTCAGGTCGTCGTTGGCTTCGGAAAGCGCCTGGGTCCTCGCCTTCACCAGGGTTCCCAGCCGTGCATTGGCCGCGCGCAGGCGGAGGAGGTTCCAGCGGTGCAGGGCCAGACCGACCAGGGCTCCCAGGCACACGAAGCCCAGCCCGGCCCACAAGGTGCGGTACCAGGGGAAGGGCACGGACAGGAGCACGGCGAAGGCCTCGGGCTCACCGCGCAGCGCGCCGCCCACCTTGCGCACCACCAACCGCGTTTCGCCGGGGGGCAGCAGGCCGAGGCGCACCTCATCGCGATCCGTGGAGAGCAGGGTCCACCCGTCCTGCAAGCCTTCCAACCGCAGCTCAAGCTGTACCTGGGAACCGTTCCCCCAATGGGCGATGGCGTACTGCAGCACGACTTCGCCATGGTCCGCGGGCAACCGTACACGGTCGCTCAGCGGCACGACCACACCATCCACCCGAAGAGCGGTGGCTTGCAATCGCGCCGCAGGCCAGGGGTCGGGCACGCCGGCCGGATCGAAGCGCACGAGACCGCGCATCGACGGAAAGGAGAGTTCGCCGGTCGAGATCGCGAGGTAGGAGGGCATGCAGCCCCCGTTCAGCTCCGAGCCCATCATCCCGTCCTCTTCGTCGAAGCGTCCCATGAAGGGGCGTTGCGTGCTGTCGGCCACCCAGGCCTCCAGGTCCCGCCAGGTGGTGCGCAGAAGACCGTTGTTCGTCGGGATCCAGAGCCCGCCACGCTGGTCGGGGGCGAAGGCGTGCGTGTGCAACAACGCACCGCGTTCATCCATGGGCAGGCGGCGCAGTGATCGCCCGTCATGCACGAAGGCCCCTTGGCCGTAGGTGCCGATGAGCATCCGGTCGCCCCAGCGATGCAGGGCCCGTACGCAGGACCCGGTGAGCCCCGCGACCGGCTCGGGTCGTTGCACGGCCTCGTTGCCCAGGATGAAGGCACCATCACAGGTCCCGAACCACCAACGTCCATCGGCCGCGCGGCAGAGCGTGATGGGATCGCCGATCGATGCGGCCCCCTCGAACACCACCGACCAGTGGATGCTGTCGTTCCGCACCAGGCCGAAGGCCGAACGGTTCACCGCCCAGAGCGTATCGTGGTCCAGGACCATGGTGGTGCGCGCGCCGGTGCTGTTGGCCACAAGGGATGACCGGCCGGTGGCGGGATCGTACCGCTCGATGCCACCCTGGCGTGTGAGGTACAGCGCCCCCGACCGGTCATGGGCCAGGGAGAAGGGGTCGAGGCGCTTCAGCGGCGCGTAGGCCGGCACGCACCCCGCGGAGTCGAGCAGCACACCCGCACCCTGGTGGTCCACCGTGAAGGTGTGCCCGCCCGGCAGCTCGGCCTGAACATAGAACGAGTTGCCGTCCACGAGCGTGGGGTCCGAGCAGGACCAGGTGCCGAACCACTGCCGGCGATGGAGGAAGAGGCCTTGGGTGACCGTGGAGGTGGCCAGCACGGCGGCCACCTCATCGAACAGCAGCTGGGTGATGTCCGCCCGCGGCGGCAGGGTCACGTCGATCGCGCTTCCCCGCAGCATGGGTGTTGTGCCCGATGGATCATCGCGGTAGATGCGCACATGGTCGTCGACGAGATGCAGCACGAAGGGTTTGCCCGGTTGCTCGAACCAACGCCCGCCCGGCGGCGGCACGGGATCTAGGGCTACGGGTCGCAGCGTACCGGAGGCGGGGTCGAACCGGGTGATCGGACCGTCCGGATGCACGACATGGCCACCGGAAGGCAGAGCGAACAAGGCGCTGGGCTGAACAGGAAGCTCGATGGCACCGGCCATCACGGTGTCCTTCCACCAGGTGAGCCGTCGGTCCTGGAGCATGAGCCACATGACACTATCCTGAGCGCAGGTCCTGACATCCGACCAGCCCTTCCGTGCGACGGTCCGCAGCAGGAAGAGCAGATGGCGTTCGGTCGGCATCGTGCCGGTGGGATGGTAAGGAGCCGAACCTGCGGTGCCTAGGGCCACTGGGCTTTCGTCCTCCAACCGGTGGATGGCACCGGTCGACCCGATCGTAAGCAAGCGGCCCGTGGAGGTCCGCAGCAGGTGCACCTGCTGGCGTGGCGCGGTGGCTCCGTTCAGGGGAACGGCGCGCACGAACCGGCCGTCGCAGCGCGCCAGGCCCCCTTGGGTGGTGAGCCACAGGAAGCCATGCTCGTCCCACGCCATGTCGCCCACGCTGCTTTGGGGCAGGCCGTTGCGGTTGGTGAAGTGGCGCCATTCTGCGTAGTGCTGGGCGCATGCGTTCTGCGCCGGCCCGAGGGTGAGCAGCAGGGGCAGGAGGCCGAACAGCCACCGCGCGGCCATCAGTGCACGGCCTTGCGGTGCAATTGCACCACCGTCTGCAGGTCCAGGATGTTGTTCACCCCGAGCTTCTCGTAGATCCGGATCTTGTAGGTGCCCACGGTGGAGACCCCCAGTCCGAGCTTATCGGCCACATCCTTCACCCCTGCTCCGGTGAGCAGGAGGTCGAGCACCATGAGCTCCCGGGCCGAGAGCCGTTCCAAGGGATTGGTGTCCACCTCCACGGTATTGCTCGCCCGCGCGGCGCGGAGGGCAAGGTCCGGATTCAAGTACGACCTTCCGGCCAGCACAGCGTTCACCGCGGTCACCACATCCTCCTCGGCGGCTTCTTTGCTCACGTAGCCCATCGCGCCCATCTTCATGGTCTTCGTACCGTGGATGCGCGCGGGGTTCATGGAGTACACCAGCACGGGAGGCTGCAGGGGATCACTGCACAGCTTGGGCAGGATGTCCATGCCATTGCCGTCCGGGAACTGAAGGTCCAACACCAGCAGGTCGGGCCGGGGTGTCCGCGCCAGCCGCTCCCGAAGGGCGGCCAGATCGGCCACCTCCTCCACCTTCACCTGGGGTATCCGGAGGGCCATGAGGTTCTTGAAACCGCGCCGCACGATCGTGTGATCGTCGGCGATGAGGATGAGGGGATGGGCTTTGGACATGGCTCGTGCAAGGTACGCGGCGCGGACACAGCCATCAATGCCGGCACACGCGGCGGGCTACCTTCGCGCCTTCCGCACGCCCCGACCCTGTCCGCATGAAGGCCCGCACCCGCAAGCCCACCAAGGTCAACGTCGTCACCCTGGGCTGCTCGAAGAACACCTTCGACAGCGAGGTGATGATGGCCCAGCTGCGCGCCAACGGCATCGCCGTGGAGCACGAGGCCCGGCCCGACGGGCACAACGTGGTGGTGATCAACACCTGCGGCTTCATCGAGAACGCCAAGCAGGAGAGCATCGACACCATCCTGGGCTGGGCGGCGGCCAAGGACCGCGGCGAGGTGGAGAAGGTGTACGTCACCGGATGCCTCAGCCAGCGCTACGCGCCGGAGCTGAAGGAGGGCATCCCGCAGGTGGACGCCTGGTTCGGCACGCGCGACCTGCCCCGCCTGCTGAAGACCCTGAAGGCCGACTACAAGCACGAGCTGGTGGGCGAGCGGCTGCTGACCACCCCCGCGCACTTCGCCTACTTCAAGATCAGCGAGGGCTGCGACCGCAAATGCTCGTTCTGCGCCATCCCCCTGATGCGCGGCAAGCACGTGAGCACCCCGATGGAGCAGCTCGTCGCCCAGGCGAAGGGGCTCGCGGCGCAGGGGGTGAAGGAGCTCATGCTCATCGCGCAGGATCTCACCTACTACGGGCTGGACCTGTACGGTAAGCGCAACCTGGCCGAACTGCTCGAACACCTGAGCGATGTGGAGGGCATCGACTGGATCCGCTTGCACTACGCCTTCCCCAGCGGCTTCCCCATGGAGGTGCTCGATGTGATGCGCGAACGGCCGACCATCTGCAATTACCTGGACATGCCGCTGCAGCACGGCAGCACACGCATGCTCACTCGCATGCGGCGCGGCATCACGCAGGAGAAGACCGAGGCGCTGGTGGACACCATCCGCGACACCGTGCCCGGCATCGCCATCCGCACCACTTTGATCGCGGGCTTCCCGGGAGAGACCGAGGACGACCACGCCGACAACCTGCGCTGGATCGAGCGGATGCGCTTCGACCGGCTGGGCTGCTTCACGTACAGCCACGAGGAGGACACCCACGCCCACACCATGGCCGACGATGTGCCGGCCGACGTGAAGGAGCAACGCGCCCAGGAGGTGATGGACCTGCAGGCCGGCATCAGCCTGGAGCTGAACCAGGCCAAGGTGGGCCGGACCTACCGCGTGCTGGTGGACAAGGCCGAAGGCGGCCACTACATCGCCCGCACCGAGTTCGACAGCCCCGAGGTGGACAACGAGGTGCTGATCCCCACCGCGTCCGGTCATCTGCGCATCGGCGACTTCGCCGAGGTGCGGATCACGGCGGCCCGGGAGCACCACCTGGAGGGGGTGCCGGCCTAGTCCTCGGGCTCCGATCCGCCACCGCCGGCCAGCCCACTGAAGTAGCCGGTGAGCGCCACGCGCTGGTCCATGGAAAGGCGCGCATCACCATGGGTCCACGTGTACTCGGTGAGCGGCATCTCTTCCTTCTTGATCATCTCGATGGCCTCGTCGGCCACGTGGGCGCGGTCATCGGCCGCATAGCTGCCCCAGCTGGAGGCATCGAAGTGTTCACGGCCTTCATCGATGTGGTGCTGCAGCCACCAGTTCACCGGCGTAAGGGCGGCGTACCACGGGTAGTGCGGTTGGCCGCTGTGGCAATCGTAGCACGCCGTGCGCAACAGCTGCTCCACCTCGGCAGAAGGCGAGGTCAGCGCGATCAGGTCGCGGGCAGGATCCACCGGTTCGGCGATACGTGTGGGCCGGATGAACTGGGCGCAACCGAAGAGGGCGGCCAGGACCAAGAGGGCACGCCTGAGGCGTTTCATCGCTTCTCGAGCTCAAGGACCACCGCTACGGCGTTGCGGTCCGCCGGTCCGGTGGCGCCGATGGTCTCCCCATCGGT
Proteins encoded in this region:
- a CDS encoding DUF4295 domain-containing protein; the protein is MAKKVVATLKKADAKVFTKVIRMVKNAKSGGYQFQESVMPADEADKFLAQKK
- a CDS encoding response regulator transcription factor; the protein is MSKAHPLILIADDHTIVRRGFKNLMALRIPQVKVEEVADLAALRERLARTPRPDLLVLDLQFPDGNGMDILPKLCSDPLQPPVLVYSMNPARIHGTKTMKMGAMGYVSKEAAEEDVVTAVNAVLAGRSYLNPDLALRAARASNTVEVDTNPLERLSARELMVLDLLLTGAGVKDVADKLGLGVSTVGTYKIRIYEKLGVNNILDLQTVVQLHRKAVH
- a CDS encoding DUF1987 domain-containing protein, which gives rise to MHTLHIPATRTTPEVHFEPAAGHCVITGVSIPEHAQEFYQPIFQWLDIFLSVNRGPVTLRIALTYFNSSSLKALYILLGRVRKAQVMGTPVRIIWVVEEDDEFMLESSSYFAELLGVKMDIEMSGDESSDERRAV
- the rimO gene encoding 30S ribosomal protein S12 methylthiotransferase RimO, producing MKARTRKPTKVNVVTLGCSKNTFDSEVMMAQLRANGIAVEHEARPDGHNVVVINTCGFIENAKQESIDTILGWAAAKDRGEVEKVYVTGCLSQRYAPELKEGIPQVDAWFGTRDLPRLLKTLKADYKHELVGERLLTTPAHFAYFKISEGCDRKCSFCAIPLMRGKHVSTPMEQLVAQAKGLAAQGVKELMLIAQDLTYYGLDLYGKRNLAELLEHLSDVEGIDWIRLHYAFPSGFPMEVLDVMRERPTICNYLDMPLQHGSTRMLTRMRRGITQEKTEALVDTIRDTVPGIAIRTTLIAGFPGETEDDHADNLRWIERMRFDRLGCFTYSHEEDTHAHTMADDVPADVKEQRAQEVMDLQAGISLELNQAKVGRTYRVLVDKAEGGHYIARTEFDSPEVDNEVLIPTASGHLRIGDFAEVRITAAREHHLEGVPA
- a CDS encoding heme-binding domain-containing protein, encoding MKRLRRALLVLAALFGCAQFIRPTRIAEPVDPARDLIALTSPSAEVEQLLRTACYDCHSGQPHYPWYAALTPVNWWLQHHIDEGREHFDASSWGSYAADDRAHVADEAIEMIKKEEMPLTEYTWTHGDARLSMDQRVALTGYFSGLAGGGGSEPED
- the rpmG gene encoding 50S ribosomal protein L33 produces the protein MAKKGNRVQVIMECTEHKTSGQPGTSRYITTKNRKNTTERMELKKYNPILRRMTVHKEIK
- the ftsY gene encoding signal recognition particle-docking protein FtsY, whose amino-acid sequence is MAFFGLFGKEKPQAPAERAALSAGLERSRGGLLGKLGRMLVGRTTVDDAVLDDLEEVLVSSDVGVETTLTIIRRVQERVARDKYMGTDELDRILREEIIDLMKDPPPVRSDAKPYVIMVVGVNGVGKTTTIGKLAQRLKKNGLSVMLGAADTFRAAAVDQLRIWSERVGVPMVSQGMGADPAAVAYDAVESAKARGADVVIIDTAGRLHNKVNLMNELSKVRNVMRKVVPEAPHEVLLVLDASTGQNAIEQARQFTKATDVTALALTKIDGTAKGGVAIGISHEFQVPIRYLGIGEGIDDLQEFDRRTFVEGLFARD
- the rpmB gene encoding 50S ribosomal protein L28 — encoded protein: MSKVCQITGKHVITGHKVSHSNVKTKRTFAPNLQDKRYFVPEENKWVTIRVSAAGMRTIDKLGITEALKRARAKGFYTA
- a CDS encoding class I SAM-dependent methyltransferase translates to MRHPDQWSPSRLVKDPRTGRFRADRTRVWAGSHYIADLQCVEYVSMIQTYIAGDVLDLGCGTAPYYEVYRPKASSVTCLDRSADERVRAVVDVVADIDRPLPFPDASFDAVLLTDVIAHVRDPWALMREISRVLRPGGHLVLTTPFIYWLCEYPNDFFHPSRFALEELCARGGQQVQVLRSYGGQADVLMDTLNKMFPTGIGHRLFTGLVRILDFSGWLRRDRERTRETYSLGYVLVSRRA